A genomic window from Aquitalea aquatilis includes:
- a CDS encoding LysE family translocator — translation MLWSAFLPAALLLVMTPGAGTLCVWRAFQREGWRAAGLALAGLLLGDMLLILLSALGVAALLAANPLLFAVLRWGGAAYLIYLGCQCWRQAALPPVPDTPASRRQLYSACLLTLGNPKAIVFFMAFFPQFLPVGQAVLPGFLQLGVVFCLLNLSYLMALLWLGSRLCAAGSMSRLAVWGQRASGLMMIGLGLRCLWQRQPT, via the coding sequence ATGTTGTGGTCTGCCTTTTTACCCGCGGCACTGTTGCTGGTGATGACTCCCGGAGCCGGCACACTGTGTGTATGGCGGGCATTTCAGCGCGAAGGCTGGCGTGCTGCTGGCCTGGCCCTGGCGGGTTTGCTGCTGGGTGACATGCTGCTGATCCTGTTGTCGGCCCTGGGTGTCGCGGCCTTGCTGGCGGCCAATCCGCTGCTGTTTGCCGTGTTGCGCTGGGGTGGTGCCGCTTACCTGATCTACTTGGGCTGCCAGTGCTGGCGTCAGGCGGCACTACCGCCTGTACCGGATACCCCGGCCAGCCGGCGGCAACTGTACTCCGCCTGCTTGCTGACCCTGGGTAATCCCAAGGCCATCGTGTTCTTCATGGCCTTCTTCCCGCAGTTTCTGCCGGTCGGGCAGGCGGTCCTGCCGGGCTTTTTGCAACTGGGCGTGGTGTTCTGTCTGCTGAACCTGAGTTATCTGATGGCCTTGCTGTGGCTGGGAAGCCGGCTTTGCGCCGCCGGCTCCATGTCACGGCTGGCGGTATGGGGGCAGCGGGCCAGCGGCTTGATGATGATAGGGCTGGGATTGCGCTGTTTATGGCAGCGCCAGCCGACCTGA
- the pyrI gene encoding aspartate carbamoyltransferase regulatory subunit, with protein sequence MQYTRTVEALKQGTVIDHIPAGQGVNILRLFKLAETGERITVGLNLSSRHMGAKDIIKVENVALTEEQANELALFAPKATVNVIDNFEVVKKHKLELPESIEGIFACPNSNCISHAEPVKSHFFVKAQVKDIKMKCKYCEKVFSKDIVAVVR encoded by the coding sequence ATGCAATACACCCGTACCGTTGAAGCCCTGAAACAAGGCACCGTTATCGATCACATCCCGGCTGGCCAGGGGGTCAACATCCTGCGTCTGTTCAAGCTGGCGGAAACCGGCGAGCGCATTACCGTGGGGCTGAACCTGTCGTCCCGCCACATGGGCGCCAAGGACATCATCAAGGTGGAAAATGTTGCCCTGACTGAAGAGCAGGCCAACGAGCTGGCCCTGTTCGCCCCCAAGGCCACGGTCAATGTCATCGATAATTTCGAAGTGGTGAAGAAGCACAAGCTGGAACTGCCGGAAAGCATCGAAGGCATTTTTGCCTGCCCCAACTCCAATTGCATCTCGCATGCCGAGCCGGTGAAGAGCCATTTCTTCGTCAAGGCACAGGTCAAAGACATCAAAATGAAATGCAAGTATTGCGAAAAGGTGTTCAGTAAGGATATTGTTGCAGTCGTGCGCTAA
- a CDS encoding GNAT family N-acetyltransferase: MQIRDAKLEDLAVILDIYNEVIATSTAIYNDDPLNPGEFAIWFQDRLAAGYPVLVAEDQGEILGFSSFGDFRPRPGFRFTVEHSVHLAAAARGKGIGSALVSALFPRAEALGKHTMLGAVDAANEGSIRFHEKLGFIKVGVLPQVGFKFGRWLDLVYMQKFISGQSDGPV; the protein is encoded by the coding sequence ATGCAGATACGTGATGCCAAGCTGGAAGATCTGGCCGTCATTCTGGATATCTACAACGAGGTGATTGCCACCTCCACCGCCATCTACAATGACGACCCGCTCAACCCCGGTGAATTTGCCATCTGGTTCCAGGACCGGCTGGCCGCCGGTTACCCGGTGCTGGTAGCCGAAGACCAGGGCGAAATCCTGGGCTTTTCCAGCTTCGGCGATTTCCGCCCGCGTCCGGGCTTTCGCTTTACCGTGGAACACAGCGTGCATCTGGCCGCCGCTGCGCGTGGCAAGGGCATAGGCAGCGCGCTGGTCAGTGCGCTATTCCCGCGCGCCGAGGCGCTGGGCAAGCACACCATGCTGGGCGCGGTAGATGCCGCCAACGAAGGCTCCATCCGCTTCCACGAAAAACTGGGCTTCATCAAGGTGGGCGTGCTGCCGCAAGTGGGCTTCAAGTTTGGCCGCTGGCTGGACCTGGTCTACATGCAGAAATTCATCAGCGGCCAGAGCGACGGCCCGGTGTAA
- a CDS encoding NYN domain-containing protein, which produces MENRKLAVLIDADNAQASLTAELLAEVAKYGTAIVKRAYGDWTTTQLKSWKEVLHKHAIHPIQQFAYTSGKNSTDSALIIDAMDLLYTGNFDGFCLVSSDSDFTRLATRLREGGLTVIGIGEKSKTPRPFIAACDKFVFTEILRPEKPPEVASGNDKPRTRTTRQSKSKPAVAKEIHPLQAMFTSAIDAVARESGWAELSAVGSYIAKNDPSFDPRNYGHSRLSQMVKKLDFLSVQEQRNGSKLHSEIRIKDGEVAEPAPATPGPAAPLSQPESPPAAAAPRKKRTPRKKTEPAGKAG; this is translated from the coding sequence ATGGAAAACCGCAAACTCGCCGTCCTGATCGATGCCGACAACGCCCAGGCCAGCCTCACTGCCGAGCTGCTGGCCGAGGTGGCCAAATACGGCACGGCCATCGTCAAGCGCGCCTATGGCGACTGGACCACCACCCAGCTCAAGAGCTGGAAAGAGGTATTGCACAAGCACGCCATCCACCCCATCCAGCAGTTTGCCTACACCAGCGGCAAGAACTCCACCGACTCGGCGCTGATCATCGACGCCATGGACCTGCTCTACACCGGCAATTTCGATGGATTCTGCCTGGTGTCATCCGACAGCGATTTCACCCGGCTGGCCACCCGCCTGCGTGAAGGCGGCCTGACCGTCATCGGCATCGGTGAAAAATCCAAAACACCGCGCCCCTTCATCGCGGCCTGCGACAAGTTTGTGTTTACCGAAATCCTGCGCCCGGAAAAGCCGCCGGAAGTTGCCAGCGGCAACGACAAGCCGCGTACCCGCACCACCCGCCAGAGCAAGAGCAAGCCGGCCGTGGCCAAGGAAATCCACCCGCTGCAGGCCATGTTCACCTCGGCCATCGACGCCGTGGCAAGGGAAAGCGGCTGGGCCGAACTATCGGCGGTCGGCTCCTATATTGCCAAGAACGACCCCTCCTTCGACCCGCGCAATTACGGCCACTCGCGCCTGTCGCAAATGGTGAAGAAACTGGACTTCCTCAGCGTGCAGGAACAACGCAACGGCTCCAAGCTACACAGCGAAATCCGCATCAAGGACGGCGAGGTGGCCGAGCCGGCACCCGCCACCCCAGGCCCAGCTGCACCGCTCAGCCAGCCGGAAAGCCCGCCGGCAGCAGCGGCGCCGCGCAAGAAACGCACCCCGCGCAAGAAAACCGAACCCGCCGGCAAAGCCGGCTGA
- the pyrB gene encoding aspartate carbamoyltransferase, whose amino-acid sequence MANPLYRKHIISIPDFSREELELVVETAGKLKRTPRNDLLQGKLVGSCFFEPSTRTRLSFETAVQRLGGDIIGFADGGNTSAKKGETLADSIKIISSYTDAVVMRHPKEGAARLASEFSSVPVINGGDGSNQHPTQTLLDLFTIRETQGTLENLTIAFVGDLKYGRTVHSLTQALSLFGARFYFVAPEQLAMPDYICEELDEKGIEYTIVDSLDDVIPLIDIMYMTRVQRERFDETEFKKIQGQFVLRADMLKTARTNLKVLHPLPRVDEITVDVDATPHAYYFEQAKNGVYARQALLSLVLNETV is encoded by the coding sequence ATGGCAAACCCGCTCTATCGGAAACACATCATTTCCATCCCCGATTTTTCGCGCGAGGAGCTAGAGCTCGTCGTGGAAACGGCGGGCAAGCTCAAACGCACGCCGCGCAATGACCTGTTGCAAGGCAAGCTGGTGGGCAGCTGTTTCTTTGAACCGTCCACCCGTACCCGCCTGTCGTTCGAGACTGCGGTACAGCGGCTGGGTGGCGACATCATCGGCTTTGCCGATGGTGGCAATACCAGCGCCAAAAAAGGCGAAACCCTGGCTGACTCGATCAAGATCATCAGCTCTTACACCGATGCCGTGGTGATGCGTCACCCCAAGGAAGGCGCGGCGCGGCTGGCCAGCGAATTCTCCAGCGTACCGGTGATCAACGGCGGTGACGGTTCCAACCAGCATCCCACGCAGACCCTGCTCGACCTGTTCACCATTCGTGAAACACAAGGTACGCTGGAAAACCTCACCATCGCCTTTGTCGGCGACCTGAAATACGGCCGCACCGTGCATTCGCTGACCCAGGCGCTGTCGCTGTTTGGCGCGCGCTTCTATTTTGTGGCACCCGAGCAGCTGGCCATGCCGGACTATATCTGCGAGGAGCTGGACGAAAAGGGCATCGAATACACCATTGTCGACAGCCTGGACGATGTGATCCCGCTGATCGACATCATGTACATGACCCGTGTGCAGCGTGAGCGTTTTGACGAAACCGAGTTCAAGAAAATCCAGGGCCAGTTCGTGTTGCGCGCCGACATGCTCAAGACCGCCCGTACCAATCTGAAGGTGTTGCACCCGCTGCCACGGGTGGATGAAATCACCGTGGATGTGGATGCCACACCGCATGCCTACTATTTCGAGCAGGCCAAGAACGGTGTGTACGCCCGTCAGGCGCTGTTGTCGCTGGTACTGAACGAAACCGTATAA